The following proteins are co-located in the Telopea speciosissima isolate NSW1024214 ecotype Mountain lineage chromosome 9, Tspe_v1, whole genome shotgun sequence genome:
- the LOC122640570 gene encoding 26S proteasome non-ATPase regulatory subunit 14 homolog → MSLERLQRIFSGASGMGHPPPDSPLLDSSEQVYISSLALLKMLKHGRAGVPMEVMGLMLGEFVDEYTVRVVDVFAMPQSGTGVSVEAVDHVFQTNMLDMLKQTGRPEMVVGWYHSHPGFGCWLSGVDINTQQSFEALNQRAVAVVVDPIQSVKGKVVIDAFRLINPQTMMLGQEPRQTTSNLGHLNKPSIQALIHGLNRHYYSIAINYRKNELEEKMLLNLHKKKWTDGLTLQRFDVHSKTNEQTVQEMLNLAIKYNKAVQEEDELPPEKLAIANVGRQDAKKHLEEHVSNLMSSNIVQTLGTMLDTVVF, encoded by the exons ATGAGTCTGGAGAGATTGCAGAGGATTTTCTCTGGTGCAAGTGGAATGGGGCATCCTCCTCCTGATTCTCCTCTTCTCGACTCCTCTGAGCAGGTTTACATTTCCTCTCTTGCCCTCCTCAAGATGCTCAAGCACG GGAGAGCCGGAGTTCCGATGGAAGTCATGGGTTTGATGCTTGGTGAGTTTGTCGACGAGTACACTGTCCGTGTTGTGGATGTTTTCGCGATGCCACAGAGTGGTACTGGTGTTAGTGTTGAGGCGGTTGATCATGTCTTCCAAACCAACATGCTCGATATGCTGAAGCAAACTGGCAG ACCAGAGATGGTTGTAGGCTGGTATCATTCACATCCAGGTTTTGGCTGCTGGCTTTCTGGGGTAGACATAAACACCCAGCAG AGCTTTGAAGCTCTAAATCAAAGAGCTGTCGCAGTAGTGGTAGATCCAATTCAGAGTGTGAAAGGGAAGGTGGTCATTGATGCCTTCCGCTTGATCAACCCACAGACCATGATGCTTGGCCAAGAACCTCGCCAGACAACTTCCAACCTTGGGCATCTAAACAAGCCATCTATTCAG GCCTTGATCCATGGGTTGAACCGGCATTACTACTCAATTGCTATCAACTATAGGAAGAATGAACTtgaggaaaaaatgttactgaACCTACACAAAAAGAAATGGACCGATGGCTTGACATTACAACGGTTCGATGTACACTCCAAAACCAATGAACAGACTGTGCAG GAGATGCTGAACCTGGCCATTAAGTACAACAAGGCAGTTCAGGAAGAGGATGAGCTGCCCCCTGAAAAGCTTGCTATTGCAAATGTAGGCAGACAGGATGCGAAGAAGCACTTGGAAGAGCACGTATCCAACTTGATGTCATCAAATATCGTCCAGACTCTAGGGACCATGCTAGATACAGTTGTATTCTAA